GGTTACGGGTGTGGAGATGCACCGGAAGACGTTGCAGGAGGGGATAGCTGGGGACAATGTGGGGGTGTTGTTGCGGGGTGTAAGCCGGGAGGAGGTGGAGCGGGGGCAGGTGTTGGCGAAGCCTGGGACGATTACGCCGCACACGAAGTTTGAGGCTTCGGTGTATGTGTTGAGGAAGGAGGAGGGGGGTCGGCACACGGGTTTTTTCACGGGGTACCGGCCGCAGTTTTACTTTCGGACGACGGATGTGACGGGGGTGGTGGAGCTGCCCCAGGGGGTGGAGATGGTGATGCCTGGGGACAATGTGACGTTTACGGTGGAGCTCATCAAGCCGGTGGCGTTGGAGGAGGGTTTGCGTTTTGCCATCCGGGAGGGTGGGCGGACCGTGGGCGCCGGGGTGGTCACCAAGATCCTGGAGTGAGGTGAGGGATGCCCAAGATCCGCATCAAGCTCCGGGGCTTTGACCACAAGACCCTGGACGCCTCGGCCCAGAAGATCGTGGAGGCCGCGAGGCGCTCCGGGGCTCAGGTGTCGGGCCCCGTCCCCCTGCCCACCCGGGTGCGCCGCTTCACCGTGATCCGGGGGCCCTTCAAGCACAAGGACTCCCGGGAGCACTTTGAGCTCCGCACCCACCACCGCCTGGTGGACATCCTGAACCCCAACCGCAAGACCATCGAAAGCCTCATGAACCTGGACCTGCCCACCGGCGTGGAGATTGAGATCAAGACCCTAGGAGGTGGCAAGTGAAGGGGATCCTGGGCCTGAAGGTGGGGATGACCCGGATCTACAGGGAGGACCGGGCCGTTCCCGTCACGGTGATCCTGGCCGGCCCTTGCCCCGTGGTCCAGCGCCGCACCCCGGAAAAGGACGGCTACCTGGCGGTCCAGCTGGGCTTCCTCCCCCAGAACCCCAAGCGGGTGAACCGTCCCCTTAAGGGCCACTTTGCCAAGGCCGGGGTCCAGCCGGTTCGCGTCCTCAAGGAGGTCCGCGGCTTTAACCCCGAGTCCGACGTGGTGACCGTGGAAATCTTCCAGCCGGGCGAAAGGGTAGACGTCACCGGCACCTCCAAGGGGCGGGGCACCGCAGGGGTCATGAAGCGCTGGAACTTCGCGGGCGGTCCCGACTCCCACGGGGCCCACAAGATCCACCGCCACCCGGGCTCCATCGGCAACCGCAAGACCCCGGGCCGGGTCTACAAGGGCAAGCGTATGGCGGGCCGCTACGGAGCGGAGCGCGTGACCGTGGTGAACCTCGAGGTGGTGGACGTGATCCCCGAGGAGAACCTCCTTCTGCTGAAGGGCGCCGTGCCAGGGCCCAACGGCGGCCTCGTGCTGGTGCGCCAGGCCAAGAAGGGGGCCAAGTGAGGGAGGCCGAGGTGGAAGCCATGTACCGCATTCCCGTGTTCTCCTCTTCCGGCAAGCGGGAGCTTGCCGTGGACCTGCCCCAGGAGGTGAACCCCCACCTCCTCTGGGAGGTGGTGCGCTGGCAGCTGGCCAAGAGGCGCCAGGGCACCGCCAGCACCAAGACCCGGGGCGAGGTGGCCTACTCCAGCCGCAAGATCTACCCACAGAAGCACACGGGCCGGGCCCGCCACGGGGATATCGGGGCCCCCATCTTCGTGGGCGGGGGGACGGTCTTTGGCCCCAAGCCCCGGGACTACGGCTACACCCTGCCCAAGAAGGTGCGGAAGGCAGGCCTCGCCATGGCCGTGGCCGACCGGGCCAGGGAGGGCAAGCTCCTCTTGGTGGAGGAGTTTTCCGGGGTCAAGGGCCGGACCAAGGAGTTCCTGGCCTGGGCTGGAGGGGTCGGGCTGGACGGGTCGGAGACGGTGCTCCTGGTGACCGAGGACCCCCTGGTGCGGCGGGCTGCCCGCAACCTTCCCTGGGTGGTCCCCCTGGCTCCGGAGGGGCTCAACGTCTACGATATCCTGCGCACCGCCCGCTTGGTGATGGACCTGAAGGCCTGGGAGGCCTTCCAAAGCCGCATAGGGGGTGAGGCATGAAGACGGCCTACGACGTCCTCCTGGCCCCGGTGCTTTCGGAGAAGGCGTACGCGGGCTTTGCCCAGGGCAAGTACACCTTTTGGGTTCACCCCAGGGCCACCAAGACCGAGATCAAAAACGCCGTGGAGGAGGCCTTTAAGGTCAAGGTGGTGGGGGTGAACACCCTTAAGGTCCGGGGGAAGAAGAAGCGCCTAGGCCGCTACTTGGGCAGGCGCCCCGACCGCAAGAAGGCCATCGTCCAGGTGGCCGCCGGGCAGAGGATTGAGGCCCTCGAGGGCCTCGTCTAGACCCCGCCGGGAGGGGAGCCCGGCCCCGATCCGGCAAGGGAGGAGAGATGGCTCTGAAGAAGTTCAAACCCTACACCCCAAGCCGCCGCTTCATGACGGTGGCCGACTTTTCCGAGATCACCAAGACCGAACCGGAGAAGTCCCTGGTCAAGCCGCTGAAGAAGACGGGGGGGCGCAACAACCAGGGCCGCATCACCGTGCGCTTCCGCGGGGGCGGCCACAAGCGCCTCTACCGCATCCTGGACTTCAAGCGCTGGGACAAGGCGGGTATCCCTGCCAAGGTGGCGGCCATAGAGTACGACCCCAACCGCTCGGCCCGCATCGCCCTCCTCCACTACGTGGACGGGGAGAAGCGGTACATCATCGCCCCCGATGGCCTGCAGGTGGGCCAGCAGGTGGTGGCGGGGCCGGACGCGCCCATCCAAGTGGGCAACGCCCTCCCCTTACGCTTCATCCCCGTGGGCACCGTGGTCCACGCCGTGGAGTTGGAGCCCAAGAAGGGGGCCAAGCTGGCCCGCTCCGCCGGCACCAGCGCCCAGATCCAGGGACGGGAGGGGGACTACGTGATCCTGCGCCTGCCCTCGGGGGAGCTCAGGAAGGTGCACGGGGAGTGC
Above is a genomic segment from Thermus islandicus DSM 21543 containing:
- the rpsJ gene encoding 30S ribosomal protein S10, giving the protein MPKIRIKLRGFDHKTLDASAQKIVEAARRSGAQVSGPVPLPTRVRRFTVIRGPFKHKDSREHFELRTHHRLVDILNPNRKTIESLMNLDLPTGVEIEIKTLGGGK
- a CDS encoding EF-Tu/IF-2/RF-3 family GTPase, whose amino-acid sequence is VTGVEMHRKTLQEGIAGDNVGVLLRGVSREEVERGQVLAKPGTITPHTKFEASVYVLRKEEGGRHTGFFTGYRPQFYFRTTDVTGVVELPQGVEMVMPGDNVTFTVELIKPVALEEGLRFAIREGGRTVGAGVVTKILE
- the rplB gene encoding 50S ribosomal protein L2, with amino-acid sequence MALKKFKPYTPSRRFMTVADFSEITKTEPEKSLVKPLKKTGGRNNQGRITVRFRGGGHKRLYRILDFKRWDKAGIPAKVAAIEYDPNRSARIALLHYVDGEKRYIIAPDGLQVGQQVVAGPDAPIQVGNALPLRFIPVGTVVHAVELEPKKGAKLARSAGTSAQIQGREGDYVILRLPSGELRKVHGECYAAIGSVGNADHKNIVLGKAGRTRWLGRKPHVRGAAMNPVDHPHGGGEGRAPRGRPPASPWGWQTKGLKTRKRRKPSSRFILARRKK
- a CDS encoding 50S ribosomal protein L23; amino-acid sequence: MKTAYDVLLAPVLSEKAYAGFAQGKYTFWVHPRATKTEIKNAVEEAFKVKVVGVNTLKVRGKKKRLGRYLGRRPDRKKAIVQVAAGQRIEALEGLV
- the rplD gene encoding 50S ribosomal protein L4 translates to MYRIPVFSSSGKRELAVDLPQEVNPHLLWEVVRWQLAKRRQGTASTKTRGEVAYSSRKIYPQKHTGRARHGDIGAPIFVGGGTVFGPKPRDYGYTLPKKVRKAGLAMAVADRAREGKLLLVEEFSGVKGRTKEFLAWAGGVGLDGSETVLLVTEDPLVRRAARNLPWVVPLAPEGLNVYDILRTARLVMDLKAWEAFQSRIGGEA
- the rplC gene encoding 50S ribosomal protein L3 yields the protein MKGILGLKVGMTRIYREDRAVPVTVILAGPCPVVQRRTPEKDGYLAVQLGFLPQNPKRVNRPLKGHFAKAGVQPVRVLKEVRGFNPESDVVTVEIFQPGERVDVTGTSKGRGTAGVMKRWNFAGGPDSHGAHKIHRHPGSIGNRKTPGRVYKGKRMAGRYGAERVTVVNLEVVDVIPEENLLLLKGAVPGPNGGLVLVRQAKKGAK